The following coding sequences are from one Achromobacter sp. B7 window:
- a CDS encoding dihydrodipicolinate synthase family protein — MTHPRWTGIFPAITTKFHADERIDAEGTAKHIDFQIRNGIHGMVTCGSLGEASTLTLEEKLEVTKIALEASGGRVPVLANVSETSTREALRYIEGANKLGVAGFMVMPSLIYVADAREAMLNVRTMAEAAQQPIMVYNNPLAYRVDLTPAHMAELADCKWIAAVKDSSGDTRRVTDLRNTVGDRYQIFLGVDDLAYEGLALGCDGLLAGVGCAFPRETVALYDLMKAGKYAEALSLYQWMTPLLHLDVSAKLVQNLKLIDALVGVGTEHVRRPRLPVIGEERALIERVVAQALATRPAQYQSVP, encoded by the coding sequence ATGACGCACCCACGCTGGACAGGCATCTTTCCCGCCATCACCACCAAGTTCCACGCCGATGAACGGATCGACGCCGAAGGCACCGCCAAACACATCGATTTCCAGATCCGCAACGGCATCCATGGGATGGTCACCTGCGGTTCCCTGGGCGAGGCCAGCACCTTGACGCTGGAAGAAAAGCTTGAGGTCACCAAGATCGCACTGGAGGCGTCGGGCGGCCGCGTGCCGGTGCTGGCGAACGTATCCGAGACCAGCACGCGCGAGGCGCTGCGATACATCGAAGGCGCCAACAAGCTGGGCGTGGCGGGCTTCATGGTCATGCCGTCGCTGATCTACGTGGCGGACGCCCGCGAGGCCATGCTCAATGTGCGCACCATGGCCGAGGCCGCGCAGCAACCCATCATGGTCTACAACAACCCGCTGGCCTATCGCGTGGACCTGACACCGGCCCACATGGCCGAGCTGGCCGATTGCAAGTGGATCGCCGCCGTCAAGGACAGCTCGGGCGATACCCGCCGCGTGACCGACCTGCGCAACACCGTGGGCGATCGCTACCAGATCTTCCTGGGCGTGGACGATCTGGCCTACGAAGGTCTGGCGCTGGGTTGCGATGGCCTGCTTGCCGGCGTGGGCTGCGCGTTTCCCCGCGAAACCGTCGCGCTTTACGACCTGATGAAGGCCGGCAAATACGCCGAAGCGTTGTCGCTTTATCAATGGATGACGCCGCTGCTGCATCTGGACGTATCCGCCAAGCTGGTTCAGAACCTGAAGCTGATCGACGCGCTGGTTGGCGTGGGCACCGAGCACGTGCGCCGGCCCCGCTTGCCGGTGATCGGCGAAGAGCGCGCGTTGATCGAACGCGTGGTGGCGCAGGCCTTGGCGACGCGCCCCGCGCAATACCAGTCGGTGCCCTGA
- a CDS encoding DUF4198 domain-containing protein, whose amino-acid sequence MNLARTLAAIALMGGAGAAQAHFVWLERGGEGAAKAYFGEWADDVREKQDGLLGKVLVAPVVTAADGTVLKASAKGTDFVEYAVSGKGDVRLAQPMQFKETLVKYGAKAGRTDTQAKLDLELVPTAAGANSFVLNFEGKPLAKTEVTVFGPPKWEKRFWTDENGRIEITTPWPGQYVLEAAHMQEKAGEADGKTYAKIRYVSTLTFNVNP is encoded by the coding sequence ATGAACCTTGCAAGGACTTTGGCGGCCATCGCCCTCATGGGGGGCGCGGGCGCTGCGCAGGCACACTTTGTTTGGCTGGAACGGGGCGGCGAAGGCGCGGCCAAGGCGTACTTCGGCGAATGGGCCGACGACGTGCGCGAAAAGCAGGATGGCTTGCTGGGCAAGGTCCTGGTGGCGCCTGTCGTGACCGCCGCTGACGGCACCGTGCTGAAGGCCTCGGCCAAGGGCACGGACTTTGTGGAGTACGCGGTGTCTGGAAAGGGCGACGTACGCCTGGCCCAGCCGATGCAGTTCAAGGAAACGCTGGTCAAGTACGGCGCCAAGGCCGGCCGCACCGATACGCAGGCCAAGCTGGACCTGGAACTGGTGCCCACCGCCGCCGGCGCCAACTCTTTTGTCCTGAACTTTGAAGGCAAGCCGCTGGCCAAGACCGAAGTGACCGTCTTTGGTCCGCCGAAGTGGGAAAAGCGCTTCTGGACCGATGAAAACGGTCGTATCGAAATCACGACGCCGTGGCCGGGCCAGTACGTGCTGGAAGCGGCGCACATGCAAGAGAAGGCGGGCGAGGCCGACGGTAAGACCTACGCCAAGATCCGCTACGTTTCCACCCTGACCTTCAACGTGAATCCGTGA
- a CDS encoding DUF3649 domain-containing protein encodes MMRYRMAVFSRAAAAILGGYALASAAAACLAVWLPMGRADAVTTALMLSFVVYTCGVIWVFATRSAWRAWIGILLPAALLGGLFLAGRGMGMA; translated from the coding sequence ATGATGCGCTATCGCATGGCCGTGTTTTCCAGGGCGGCAGCCGCCATTCTGGGCGGCTATGCCCTTGCCTCGGCGGCTGCGGCGTGCCTGGCCGTCTGGCTGCCGATGGGGCGGGCAGACGCCGTCACCACCGCCTTGATGTTGTCGTTCGTCGTCTACACGTGCGGCGTGATCTGGGTGTTTGCCACGCGTAGCGCGTGGCGCGCCTGGATCGGAATTTTGCTGCCGGCCGCATTGTTGGGCGGCCTATTTCTGGCAGGGCGCGGGATGGGGATGGCATGA
- a CDS encoding PepSY domain-containing protein: MTARKPKAQGEEGLRQSMSWLHTWAGLIFGWVLFAMFLTGSLAFFRPEITRWMQPEIQVQPAPAVQSVEMAQRYLDEHAPDAKRWFITPPSDREPLILLLYQLPKPKPGERGFVRVKLDPATGQAVQGRETRGGDFFYRFHFELETAFPWGRWLASIAGMFMLVAIISGIITHKKIFADFFTFRPGKGGQRAWMDGHNALSVLGLPFHLMITFSGLVLFMVMLMPAGIKAVYDNPRQYTDDVFKSFKVTPPLNQPAPLVRIAPLVEQAQQQWQGRLGRVTVNNPGDAGATVTLTQAAADGVSYGLMAPWMRFDGVTGKLTEGQDELGATARTAGTITGLHLGLFAEPLLRWFYFLVSLAGTGMVATGLVLWIAKRRQKARPQDAREAFSLRLVDGLNAGTIAGVVLGVAVFFLANRLLPADLPGRQLWESRSFFAAWAVSLVYAFLFQRRKWQDLLGIAAAALALVPVVNALTTSRHLGVSLPQGDWVMAGFDLTCLASAVLFAWMSRKAARARRAPARGPARGRTNASAPAATTATTATTATTATTATTATTTAKSAKSGKSATAPTSPTSPAPAAPGAVVYEPRGDTP, encoded by the coding sequence ATGACGGCACGCAAGCCCAAAGCGCAGGGCGAAGAAGGCCTGCGCCAATCGATGTCGTGGTTGCACACCTGGGCCGGGTTGATATTCGGATGGGTGTTGTTCGCGATGTTCCTGACCGGCTCGCTGGCATTCTTCCGGCCCGAGATCACGCGCTGGATGCAGCCCGAAATCCAGGTGCAGCCGGCGCCTGCGGTGCAGTCGGTGGAGATGGCGCAGCGCTATCTGGACGAACATGCGCCGGACGCCAAGCGCTGGTTCATCACGCCGCCGTCCGATCGCGAGCCGCTGATCCTGTTGCTGTACCAACTGCCCAAGCCCAAGCCGGGCGAGCGCGGGTTTGTGCGCGTGAAGCTGGACCCCGCCACCGGCCAGGCGGTCCAGGGGCGCGAAACACGCGGCGGCGATTTTTTCTACCGCTTCCATTTCGAACTTGAGACCGCGTTCCCGTGGGGGCGCTGGCTGGCCAGCATCGCGGGCATGTTCATGCTGGTGGCGATCATCAGCGGCATCATCACCCACAAGAAAATCTTTGCCGACTTCTTTACTTTCCGTCCTGGAAAGGGCGGGCAACGCGCCTGGATGGATGGCCACAATGCCCTGTCGGTGCTGGGGCTGCCTTTTCATTTGATGATTACTTTCAGCGGCCTGGTGCTGTTCATGGTGATGTTGATGCCGGCCGGCATCAAGGCCGTCTACGACAATCCGCGCCAGTACACGGATGATGTCTTCAAGTCGTTCAAGGTCACGCCGCCGCTGAACCAGCCCGCGCCGTTGGTGCGGATTGCGCCGCTGGTGGAGCAGGCGCAGCAGCAGTGGCAAGGTCGACTGGGCCGCGTCACGGTCAACAACCCGGGCGATGCCGGGGCCACCGTGACGTTGACGCAGGCGGCGGCCGACGGCGTGTCGTACGGCTTGATGGCGCCGTGGATGCGGTTTGACGGGGTGACCGGCAAGCTTACGGAAGGGCAGGACGAATTGGGCGCTACCGCCAGAACCGCCGGCACGATCACCGGGCTGCACCTGGGTTTGTTCGCCGAGCCTTTGCTGCGCTGGTTCTATTTCCTGGTCAGCCTGGCCGGCACCGGCATGGTGGCCACGGGCTTGGTGCTGTGGATCGCCAAGCGCCGCCAGAAGGCGCGGCCCCAGGATGCGCGCGAAGCGTTTTCGTTGCGGCTGGTGGACGGCCTGAATGCCGGCACCATCGCTGGGGTGGTGCTGGGCGTTGCCGTGTTCTTCCTTGCCAACCGCCTGCTGCCCGCCGACCTGCCGGGGCGCCAGTTGTGGGAGTCCCGTAGCTTCTTCGCGGCGTGGGCCGTGTCATTGGTCTATGCCTTTTTGTTCCAGCGCCGCAAGTGGCAGGACCTGCTGGGAATTGCCGCCGCCGCGCTGGCCCTGGTGCCGGTGGTCAACGCGTTGACCACGTCGCGCCACCTGGGCGTGTCGTTGCCGCAGGGCGATTGGGTCATGGCCGGGTTTGATCTGACCTGCCTGGCCAGTGCCGTGTTGTTCGCCTGGATGTCGCGCAAGGCGGCGCGCGCGCGTCGTGCGCCGGCCAGGGGCCCAGCCCGTGGGCGGACCAATGCGTCGGCCCCTGCGGCCACAACGGCCACAACGGCCACAACGGCCACAACGGCCACAACGGCCACAACGGCCACAACGACCGCAAAGTCCGCAAAGTCCGGAAAGTCCGCAACGGCCCCAACGTCCCCAACGTCCCCAGCGCCCGCTGCGCCTGGCGCCGTCGTTTATGAACCGCGAGGTGATACGCCATGA
- a CDS encoding DUF3325 domain-containing protein, translated as MTLAAFCLAYAGFSALCLGMDRHYEDLFDRAIPRRHRVPLRIFGWIALALSLYASATVWGWSYGTVEWIGILSIAGLLLIWFLTFRPRAALTTGGICALAAPVLAVL; from the coding sequence ATGACGCTTGCCGCTTTCTGCCTGGCCTACGCCGGTTTTTCCGCGCTGTGCCTGGGGATGGACCGCCACTACGAAGATCTGTTCGACCGCGCCATCCCACGCCGCCACCGCGTGCCGTTGCGCATCTTCGGCTGGATCGCGCTGGCCCTGTCGCTGTACGCATCGGCCACGGTCTGGGGCTGGAGCTACGGCACGGTGGAATGGATCGGCATCCTCAGCATCGCCGGCTTGCTGCTGATCTGGTTCCTGACGTTCCGTCCGCGCGCGGCGTTGACCACGGGCGGAATCTGCGCGCTGGCCGCGCCGGTGCTTGCGGTTCTGTAG
- a CDS encoding tryptophan--tRNA ligase: protein MNTRVLTGITTTGTPHLGNYAGAIRPAVQASTQPGVDAFFFLADYHALIKCDDPARVARSRLEIAATWLAVGLDHERVTFYRQSDIPEIPELSWLLTCVTAKGMMNRAHAYKASVDQNVAKGVDPDDGITMGLFSYPVLMAADILMFNANRVPVGRDQIQHLEMARDIAQRFNHLYGRDYFTLPEVAIEEDVATLPGLDGRKMSKSYNNTIPLFEGGAKALRASVMRIVTDSHAPGEAKDAENSHLYTLYRAFATQAESAAFRKQLEDGMGWGDAKQALYEHLENLLAPMREKYVDLIANPGRIEDILQAGADKARKQALPLMQELRVAVGLRNLNAGAATAKSQGKKDKDKGARFVSFRDETGGFRFRLLAADGEELLLSQRFADPKLAGALMRRLQEESPDTVLQASGETYTAVIDGETVAEAPAGAQGDAESRLTRTRDALASLASLAKE, encoded by the coding sequence ATGAATACCCGCGTCCTTACCGGCATTACCACCACTGGCACCCCCCACCTTGGCAATTACGCGGGAGCTATCCGGCCCGCCGTGCAGGCCAGCACCCAGCCTGGCGTGGACGCGTTCTTCTTCCTGGCGGACTATCACGCGCTGATCAAGTGCGATGACCCGGCGCGTGTGGCGCGTTCCCGCCTTGAAATCGCTGCCACCTGGCTCGCGGTGGGCCTGGACCACGAACGCGTGACGTTCTACCGGCAATCCGACATTCCCGAAATTCCCGAGCTCAGCTGGCTGCTGACCTGCGTCACCGCCAAGGGCATGATGAACCGCGCGCACGCCTACAAGGCGTCCGTGGACCAGAACGTGGCCAAGGGCGTGGACCCGGACGACGGCATCACGATGGGTTTGTTCTCGTATCCGGTGCTGATGGCCGCCGACATCCTGATGTTCAACGCCAACCGCGTGCCGGTGGGCCGCGACCAGATTCAGCATCTGGAAATGGCGCGCGATATCGCGCAGCGCTTCAATCATCTTTATGGCCGCGACTACTTCACGCTGCCCGAGGTAGCCATTGAAGAAGACGTGGCGACCTTGCCCGGCCTGGATGGCCGCAAGATGTCCAAGAGCTACAACAACACCATCCCGCTGTTCGAAGGCGGCGCCAAGGCGCTGCGCGCGTCCGTGATGCGTATCGTGACCGATTCGCACGCGCCGGGCGAAGCCAAGGACGCCGAAAATTCGCACCTGTACACGCTGTACCGTGCCTTCGCCACGCAGGCGGAATCGGCGGCGTTCCGCAAGCAGCTGGAAGACGGCATGGGGTGGGGCGACGCCAAGCAGGCGCTGTACGAGCACCTGGAAAACCTGCTGGCGCCGATGCGCGAAAAATATGTGGACCTGATCGCCAACCCGGGCCGCATCGAAGACATTCTTCAGGCGGGCGCCGATAAGGCGCGCAAGCAAGCCTTGCCGCTGATGCAGGAACTGCGCGTGGCCGTCGGCTTGCGCAACCTGAATGCGGGCGCGGCGACGGCGAAGTCGCAGGGTAAGAAAGACAAGGACAAGGGCGCGCGCTTTGTCAGCTTCCGCGATGAAACGGGCGGCTTCCGCTTCCGCTTGCTGGCGGCTGATGGTGAAGAGCTGCTGTTGTCGCAACGCTTCGCGGACCCGAAGCTGGCGGGCGCCTTAATGCGCCGGCTGCAAGAAGAATCGCCTGACACCGTGCTGCAAGCGTCCGGCGAAACCTACACCGCCGTCATTGACGGCGAGACGGTTGCCGAAGCGCCGGCCGGCGCGCAAGGCGATGCAGAGTCGCGCCTGACGCGCACGCGCGACGCGCTGGCGTCACTGGCGTCACTGGCAAAAGAATAA
- the tex gene encoding RNA-binding transcriptional accessory protein Tex yields MSETSAITYVAAGVDNARIIAQLATELGARTSQIASAVELLDDGATVPFISRYRKEATGGLDDTVLRNLEVRLGYLRELEERRGAILESISQQGKLTSALQQEIATADTKQRLEDLYAPYKPKRRTRAQIAREAGLEPLADAILADTACDPAALAAQYLNPEASINDAKAALDGARDILAERYAENADLLADMREHLWSTGLIYSKMIDGKETEGANFRDWFDFNEPLRTLPSHRILALLRGRQQGVLELRLGLEAELEAQVPHPCVARIANFLKLGNGLFALDATPRARWLGEVCRWTWRVKLLTAFESELIGRLRESGEAEAIRVFAANLKDLLLAAPAGPKAVLGLDPGIRTGCKIAVIDQTGKVVDTTTVYPFEPRRDRDGTINTLAALVARHNVDLIAIGNGTASRESEKLVGDMMERFPDLKVTRVVVSEAGASVYSASEMAALEFPDLDVTLRGAVSIARRLQDPLAELVKIDPKAIGVGQYQHDVNQRELARSLDAVVEDCVNAVGVDVNTASAALLARVSGLNSLLAKNIVSWRDENGAFPTREVLRKVPRFGEKAFEQAAGFLRIPNGENPLDASSVHPEAYPVVERIVAKIKAEVKQIIGQREALKGVSPSDFTDERFGLPTVRDIFAELEKPGRDPRPEFKTAQFKEGVETLNDLYPGMVLEGVVTNVANFGAFVDIGVHQDGLVHISALAEKFVKDPRDVVRVGQTVSVKVLEVDAARKRVALTMRLNDTAAPARRSGDAPKGGDRPRRPQGDGGRGNAAGGAGGMNSAMADAFAKLKR; encoded by the coding sequence ATGTCTGAAACTTCCGCTATCACGTACGTCGCCGCCGGCGTCGACAACGCCCGCATCATCGCGCAGCTTGCCACCGAGCTGGGCGCGCGCACCTCCCAAATCGCTTCGGCCGTGGAACTGCTGGATGACGGCGCCACCGTGCCGTTTATCTCGCGCTATCGCAAGGAAGCCACCGGCGGCCTGGACGATACCGTGCTGCGTAACCTGGAAGTGCGGTTGGGTTACCTGCGCGAGCTCGAAGAGCGCCGTGGCGCCATCCTGGAGTCCATCTCGCAGCAGGGCAAGCTGACGTCCGCGTTGCAGCAAGAAATCGCCACGGCCGACACCAAGCAGCGCCTGGAAGACTTGTACGCACCGTACAAGCCCAAGCGCCGCACGCGCGCCCAGATCGCCCGCGAGGCCGGTCTGGAGCCCCTGGCGGACGCCATCCTGGCCGACACCGCCTGCGACCCCGCCGCGCTGGCCGCGCAATACCTGAACCCCGAGGCGTCCATCAACGACGCCAAGGCGGCGCTGGACGGCGCGCGCGACATCCTGGCCGAACGCTACGCCGAAAATGCGGACCTGCTGGCCGACATGCGCGAGCACCTGTGGTCCACCGGCCTGATCTATTCCAAGATGATCGACGGCAAGGAAACCGAAGGCGCCAACTTCCGCGACTGGTTCGACTTCAACGAGCCGCTGCGTACCCTGCCCTCGCACCGCATCCTGGCGCTGCTGCGCGGCCGCCAGCAAGGCGTGCTGGAATTGCGTCTGGGGCTGGAAGCCGAGCTTGAAGCGCAGGTGCCGCACCCGTGCGTCGCGCGCATCGCCAACTTCCTGAAGCTGGGCAACGGCCTGTTCGCGCTGGACGCGACGCCGCGCGCCCGCTGGTTGGGCGAAGTGTGCCGCTGGACCTGGCGTGTGAAGCTGCTGACGGCGTTCGAAAGCGAACTGATCGGCCGCCTGCGCGAAAGCGGTGAAGCCGAAGCCATTCGCGTGTTCGCCGCCAACCTGAAAGACCTGCTGCTGGCCGCGCCGGCCGGCCCCAAGGCCGTGCTGGGCCTGGACCCGGGCATCCGCACGGGCTGCAAGATCGCCGTCATCGACCAGACCGGCAAGGTCGTGGACACGACCACCGTCTACCCGTTTGAACCGCGCCGCGACCGCGACGGCACGATCAACACGCTGGCCGCGCTGGTGGCGCGCCACAACGTGGACCTGATCGCCATCGGCAACGGCACCGCTTCGCGTGAAAGCGAAAAGCTGGTGGGCGACATGATGGAACGCTTCCCCGACCTGAAGGTCACCCGCGTGGTGGTCTCCGAAGCGGGCGCATCCGTGTATTCGGCCTCGGAAATGGCTGCGCTGGAATTCCCGGATCTGGACGTGACGCTGCGCGGCGCCGTGTCCATCGCCCGCCGCTTGCAGGACCCGCTGGCCGAGCTGGTCAAGATTGACCCCAAGGCCATCGGCGTGGGCCAGTACCAGCACGACGTCAACCAGCGCGAGCTGGCCCGTTCGCTGGACGCCGTGGTCGAGGATTGCGTGAACGCCGTGGGCGTGGATGTGAACACGGCGTCGGCCGCCTTGCTGGCACGCGTGTCGGGCTTGAACTCGCTGCTGGCAAAGAACATCGTTTCCTGGCGCGATGAAAACGGCGCGTTCCCCACCCGCGAAGTGCTGCGCAAGGTGCCGCGCTTTGGCGAAAAGGCGTTCGAACAGGCTGCGGGCTTTTTGCGCATTCCCAATGGCGAGAACCCGTTGGATGCCTCGTCGGTGCACCCGGAAGCCTATCCCGTTGTCGAACGCATCGTTGCCAAGATCAAAGCCGAGGTCAAACAGATCATCGGCCAGCGCGAGGCCTTGAAGGGCGTATCGCCGTCCGACTTCACGGACGAACGATTCGGCCTGCCGACGGTGCGCGACATCTTCGCCGAACTTGAAAAGCCCGGCCGCGATCCGCGCCCGGAGTTCAAGACGGCGCAGTTCAAGGAAGGCGTCGAAACACTGAACGACCTGTACCCCGGCATGGTGCTGGAAGGCGTCGTCACCAACGTGGCCAACTTTGGCGCGTTTGTCGACATCGGCGTGCACCAGGACGGCTTGGTCCACATTTCGGCCTTGGCCGAAAAGTTCGTGAAAGACCCGCGCGATGTCGTGCGTGTTGGCCAGACGGTCAGCGTGAAGGTGCTGGAAGTGGACGCGGCCCGCAAGCGCGTGGCGCTGACCATGCGCCTGAACGACACCGCCGCCCCCGCACGCCGCAGCGGCGACGCCCCCAAGGGCGGCGACCGCCCGCGCCGTCCGCAAGGTGACGGCGGCCGTGGCAACGCGGCAGGCGGTGCCGGCGGCATGAACAGCGCCATGGCGGATGCCTTCGCCAAGCTCAAGCGCTGA
- a CDS encoding ATP-dependent DNA helicase, with protein MLDLDISEFFDEDGPLATAMPGYKPRPSQVELSQAIGDAIQDRATLVAEAGTGIGKTWAYLVPAFIQGGKVLISTGTRTLQDQLFARDLPRVRAALAAPVTAALLKGRGNYVCHYHLERLQGDERALKSRTEIQQLRQIQVFAGITKTGDRSDLAQVPEDADIWQRVTSTRENCLGQECPRIRDCFVVKARRQAQEADVVVVNHALFMADLVLREEGVTDLLPEADTVIFDEAHQLPDTATRFLGSSVSTHQLMDFGRALEVAGLAYAREAAKWSDVSRHLETAARELRLACAPLDKMPGRKATFEAIPNPEEFDEALAALREAVDTATKALGVVAEKHPDLMAAARSGAEISIRLKRWATPGRAGGHMEDEGWGRDDQAPEPAADIALADGPSTPAAILEGVAAAQQWTGPAVRWVEHGLHHVRLHSAPLSVAQAFSKYRKPGQAWIMTSATLSVNGEFTHFTSQLGLEQARTGKWESPFNYPEQALLFVPRGMPEPQSPQFLDRFVDTLMPLLEASPGGTLVLCTTLRAVEKVAMLLADAFDDAGHDWPLLKQGEGTRRDLLDRFCKLKHPVLVGSASFWEGIDLPGDVLTLVAIDKLPFAPPDDPVIEARLRACRAHGGNPFSEYQLPEAAISLKQGAGRLIRTESDWGVLMVGDARLVEKPYGKRLWRGLPPFARTRELEEVLAFYRRKQGDDDVAA; from the coding sequence ATGCTGGACCTGGATATTTCCGAATTCTTTGACGAGGACGGGCCGTTGGCCACGGCCATGCCCGGCTACAAGCCTCGCCCTTCGCAAGTGGAGCTGTCGCAGGCCATCGGCGACGCCATCCAGGACCGCGCCACGCTGGTGGCCGAAGCGGGCACCGGCATCGGCAAAACCTGGGCCTATCTTGTACCCGCCTTCATCCAGGGCGGCAAGGTGCTGATTTCCACAGGCACGCGCACGCTGCAAGACCAGTTGTTCGCGCGCGACCTGCCGCGCGTACGCGCCGCGCTGGCCGCGCCCGTCACCGCCGCGCTGCTCAAGGGGCGGGGCAACTATGTCTGCCACTACCACCTTGAACGCCTGCAGGGCGATGAGCGGGCCTTGAAGTCGCGCACCGAAATCCAGCAGCTGCGCCAGATCCAGGTGTTCGCGGGCATTACCAAGACCGGCGACCGCAGCGATCTGGCGCAAGTGCCCGAAGACGCCGACATCTGGCAGCGCGTGACCTCGACCCGCGAAAACTGCCTGGGCCAGGAATGCCCGCGCATTCGCGACTGCTTTGTCGTCAAGGCGCGCCGGCAGGCCCAGGAGGCCGATGTCGTCGTGGTCAACCACGCGCTTTTCATGGCTGACCTGGTGCTGCGCGAAGAAGGCGTTACCGATCTGCTGCCCGAAGCCGACACCGTGATCTTCGACGAAGCCCATCAACTGCCCGACACCGCCACGCGCTTCCTGGGCAGCAGCGTGTCCACGCACCAATTGATGGACTTTGGCCGCGCGCTGGAAGTGGCCGGGCTGGCGTATGCGCGCGAAGCCGCCAAGTGGAGCGACGTCAGCCGCCACCTGGAAACCGCCGCGCGCGAATTGCGCCTGGCCTGTGCGCCGCTGGACAAGATGCCCGGCCGCAAGGCCACGTTTGAAGCCATCCCCAACCCCGAGGAATTCGACGAGGCGCTTGCCGCCTTGCGCGAGGCCGTGGACACGGCGACCAAGGCGCTGGGCGTGGTGGCTGAAAAGCACCCCGACCTGATGGCGGCCGCGCGCAGCGGCGCCGAAATATCGATTCGGCTGAAACGCTGGGCCACGCCGGGCCGCGCGGGTGGCCACATGGAAGACGAAGGCTGGGGCCGTGATGACCAGGCGCCCGAGCCCGCCGCCGACATCGCGCTGGCCGACGGGCCGTCCACACCCGCCGCCATCCTGGAAGGCGTGGCGGCCGCCCAGCAATGGACCGGCCCGGCCGTGCGCTGGGTCGAACACGGTTTGCATCATGTGCGGCTGCATTCCGCGCCGCTGTCCGTGGCGCAGGCGTTTTCCAAATACCGCAAGCCGGGGCAGGCCTGGATCATGACGTCGGCCACGCTGTCGGTGAATGGCGAGTTCACCCACTTCACCAGCCAGCTTGGCCTGGAACAAGCGCGCACGGGCAAGTGGGAATCCCCGTTCAACTATCCCGAACAGGCGCTGCTATTCGTGCCGCGCGGCATGCCCGAGCCGCAGTCGCCACAATTCTTGGATCGCTTTGTCGACACGCTGATGCCGCTGCTGGAAGCCAGCCCGGGCGGCACGCTGGTGCTGTGCACGACGCTGCGCGCCGTTGAAAAAGTGGCTATGTTGCTGGCCGACGCGTTTGACGACGCCGGCCATGACTGGCCGCTGTTAAAGCAGGGCGAGGGTACGCGCCGGGATCTTCTGGACCGCTTCTGCAAGCTCAAGCACCCGGTGCTGGTGGGTAGCGCCAGCTTCTGGGAAGGCATAGACCTGCCGGGCGACGTGCTGACGCTGGTAGCCATCGACAAGCTGCCGTTCGCGCCGCCTGACGACCCCGTCATCGAAGCGCGCTTGCGCGCGTGTCGGGCACACGGGGGCAATCCGTTTTCGGAATACCAGTTGCCGGAAGCCGCCATTTCGCTCAAGCAGGGCGCGGGCCGTTTGATCCGCACGGAATCGGACTGGGGCGTGTTGATGGTGGGTGATGCGCGCCTGGTCGAAAAGCCCTACGGCAAGCGTCTGTGGCGAGGCCTGCCGCCGTTTGCTCGCACGCGCGAACTGGAAGAGGTGCTGGCGTTCTACCGGCGCAAGCAGGGCGACGACGACGTGGCGGCGTAG
- a CDS encoding outer membrane protein assembly factor BamD, with protein sequence MRVVIALFAVIVIAGCGSTNSKYDKTTNWSAEQLYADAKSEMSSGGWKEARERLTAIESRYPFGVYAQQALLELAYVNWKDGENEQALAAIDRFQQLYPNHPGTDYALYLKGLINFTPASAFMTNITGQDPAERDPKGLRASYDAFNELIKRYPESKYSVDAEKRIAWLVNTIAMNEVYVARYYYERGAYVAAANRAQTVITDFEGAPATEEALYLMVESYDKLGMTDLKNDAQRVYDKNFPNSEFKTKGLKADRSWWNPFD encoded by the coding sequence TTGCGCGTGGTTATCGCGCTATTTGCCGTCATCGTCATCGCCGGTTGCGGCTCGACGAACAGCAAATATGACAAGACCACCAACTGGAGCGCCGAACAGCTCTACGCCGACGCCAAGTCGGAAATGTCCTCCGGAGGCTGGAAAGAAGCGCGCGAGCGCCTGACCGCCATCGAAAGCCGCTACCCCTTCGGCGTGTACGCCCAGCAAGCCCTGCTTGAGCTGGCCTACGTCAACTGGAAAGACGGCGAAAACGAGCAGGCCCTGGCCGCCATCGATCGCTTTCAGCAGCTTTACCCGAACCACCCCGGCACCGACTACGCGCTGTACCTGAAAGGCCTGATCAACTTCACGCCCGCCAGCGCGTTCATGACCAACATCACGGGCCAGGACCCCGCCGAGCGCGACCCCAAGGGCCTGCGCGCGTCCTACGACGCGTTCAACGAACTGATCAAGCGCTACCCGGAAAGCAAGTATTCGGTTGATGCCGAAAAGCGCATCGCCTGGCTGGTCAATACCATCGCCATGAACGAAGTCTATGTGGCGCGCTACTACTACGAACGCGGCGCCTACGTGGCCGCCGCCAACCGCGCGCAAACCGTCATCACCGACTTCGAAGGCGCCCCCGCCACCGAAGAAGCGCTTTACCTGATGGTCGAGTCCTACGACAAGCTGGGCATGACCGACTTGAAGAACGACGCGCAGCGCGTCTACGACAAGAACTTCCCCAACAGCGAATTCAAGACCAAGGGCCTGAAGGCCGACCGCAGCTGGTGGAATCCGTTTGACTGA